The sequence below is a genomic window from Streptosporangium lutulentum.
GGCGAGCTCGCGCGTGGCGACGGAGGCGGCGTGCGCGAGGGTGTCGCGGGCGGCTCCGGCGACCTGCGGGGCGCATCGCAGTGAGTAGGCGTCCTGGACGCGGGTGCAGGTGCCGTCCCGGTGGGATTCCATGATCCCGGAGTCCTTGAGCAGGGCCCGGAGGTTGGCGGCGCTGGCGGCCTGCCCGGGGTGCGGGCGCAGGCCCTGCAGGTCGGCGGCGAAGACGCGGTCGGTGCCGAGCAGCGCCTCCACGCTCATGGCGGCGCTGATGTCGGCGGTCCTGAACAGGCGGGTGAGGTCGTCCATGGCCAAGATGAGCATGCCGAGCATGCCGTCGGTCCCGTTGATGAGCGCCAGGCCCTCCTTGGCGGCCAGCTCGACGGGCTCGATGCCCGCCTGCTTCAGCGCCTCGGCGGCGTCCGTGCGCTCGCCCGCGGCGTCGCGGACGACCCCCTCGCCCATGATCGTGAGGGCCACGTGGGAGAGCGGCGCGAGGTCGCCGGAACAGCCGAGGCTGCCGTACTCGTGCACGATCGGGGTGATCCGCGCGTTGAGCAGGCTCTCCAGCACCTTGGCGGTCTTCGGGCGCACGCCGGTGTGACCGGTGGCCAGGGTGTGCAGGCGCAGCAACATCAGTGCCCGGGTGACCTCAATCTCCACCTCGGGGCCCGATCCCGCGGCGTGCGAGCGGACCAGAGAGCGCTGCAGCTGGGCACGGAGCGAGGGGTCGATGTGCCGGGTGGCGAGGGCGCCGAACCCGGTCGACACCCCGTAGGCGGGGGTGGGGCTCTCCGCGAGTTCGTCCACGCGGGTGCGGGCGGCGGCCATCGCCGCCACGGCGTCGTCGGTGAGGCGTACGGCGGCGCCGTGGCGGGCCACCTGGACGACCTCTTCGAAGCTCAGCGGCTCCGGACCGATGTTCACGACCACGTTGTCGCGCATGGCGTCACTCTCTCGCATAGTAAGCATTGGTAACCGGTGAACCCGGTGCTGGCTCCTTACATCACAACATACCGGTCCTATTCGGTTTGGGGAGTAGCCGGGTATTCGCTAGAGTTCCCTCAGTGACGCCGAGCCGATCCTGGCAGGCACACGCGGAAGTGGCTCAGTGGTAGAGCATCACCTTGCCAAGGTGAGGGTCGCGGGTTCGAATCCCGTCTTCCGCTCGGAAAGGGACTTCTGTCCCCCACTCGGTGGAGTGGCCGAGAGGCGAGGCAACGGCCTGCAAAGCCGTGTACACGGGTTCAAATCCCGTCTCCACCTCTGGTTTCAGCACGGACGATTAGCTCAGCGGGAGAGCGCTTCCCTGACACGGAAGAGGTCACAGGTTCAATCCCTGTATCGTCCACCACACTCCACGGCAGACCAGGCCTGACCTGGTTAAAAAGTCAAAGCCCCAGTTCACGGCACACACCGAGAATCTGGGGCTTTTTGTCGTTCCGGGTTGTCCGCGGTGCCTGTCGGCACCGGTGCCGATGTTGTGCTGACCCGTGGCGGCTCACCGGAACGCTCCATGATTTACCACCATGAAGGTCGCTTCAGAGACCAAAGTCGGACAGACAAGCGTCCAGACCGTGAACCTCAACGGGGACCGGGCAAACGAAGTCGTAACGATTCACGCGGAGCCGCTGGTCGATGCGGCGCTTGCCTTGAACCACCCGGGTGGTGATGCCGTCCGGTTGGTAGCCGAGCTTCCGGGAGACCGCCAACGACGCCGGGTTGTCCACGAACGCCGATGAAGTGGCCGTTTCTGCGTCCAGCCCGTCGAAGGCGAGGCTCAGGACGGCGGCGCGCATCTCAGTGCCCAGGCCCTTGCCCTGCCAGGCGCGCCCGAGCCAGGAGCCACTGGTGACCTCCCGGCTGGTCGCGAAGTCCGTCGCGCCGACGCCTTGGGAGCCGATGACCTGGCCGTCGTGCACGACGACGAAGTTGGCCTGCCATTCTTCGGGCCGCCACGCGGCGAGCATCCCGAGGTTGTGCTTGACCGTGTTGCGCGGCAACTGGTCGGCGGGGGCCTCTGTCCACGGGTGGAGGAACGGCATGAAGCCGGGCTCGTGCACCCCCTCCAGTGCCCGGTCGGCGAGCTCGTCCAGGTCCGCGAAAGAGGGCAGCCGCAGTTCCAGGCGAGGCGTGGTGAGGCGAAGATCGAGTAGAGGCCAGTGGCGCATATCCGGTGATTATCCCCGTGCGCCTGCCGTACGGCATCCGAATTGATCGCTGGTCGATTCCGGCGGACCACCCGCTTCGTGGTCGACCACGAAGCTCCCCGTGCCAGGAACGGTCACGGTCAATCCATCAGCCCTCAGGGCCCTGTGAACCTTCTGCCCCGTACCCGTGGCAACGCCGAACTCACTCAGCGGCTCAACCACGCTTGGCACACGGCCCCCAGGAGCGCAGATCCCATCATCGATGTTTCGGTCTCCGGGCCTCGGGTTCGCACGATGAGCTCTGAAACGGCTCCGCGTGGCTGCCGCCACGCGATGTGAGCGCGATGAATACTGAACGGCATGCGTGTCGACTTTGATCCCGAGGTCCTGGGCGGGGCGGCTTTCTACCGGTTCCTGACCTCGGTCGTCGTTCCGCGTCCGATCGCGTGGGTCTCCACCGTCACACCCGACGGAGCGGTGGACAACCTCGCTCCGCACTCCTTCTTCAGCGTCGCCAGCACCGATCCCCCGATCGTGCAGTTCACCTCGATCGGCCGCAAGGACTCCCTGCGCAACGTCGAGGACACCGGAGAGTTCGTCGTCAACTTCTCCTCCGAACCGCTGCTGAACCTGATCCGGGCCACCGCCACCGATTTCCCCCGGACCGTGAGCGAATTCGGCTTCGCGGGAATCGAACGCGAAGCCAGCCGTCATGTGCGACCGCCCCGGGTGGCCGCCTCTCCCGTTGTCCTGGAATGCCGTTCACACACCACTCTGCGCATGGGTAACTCCACCTTGGTGTTCGGCAGGGTCTTCCTCGCGTCGGTGCACGAGGAGTACATCGTCAACGGCCGGCCCGACGCCGAGCGGCTGCGCCCGTTGACCAAGCTCGGCGGCGACGAATGGGGGACGCTGGGCGAGATCTTGCACCTGAGCCGCATCCCTTACGAGGAGCCGCAGGCCGAATGACCCGTTGAGTCCGGAGGCTTCCCCGGCACGGTTCGGGCGAGCATGCCGCGGCCGACGCCGAACCGGTCACGCCGGCGCCCGAAGTCCTGTTCTCCCGCATTCCGTCCGGCCTCGAAGGTCTGAGAAGCGATCTGACCTCATGTTGGCTTGAGGTAGCAAGGTGGTCCGGGTGAAGACAACAGAGATCATCGAGCAGGCCCGCGAGATCGAGGCGATCAAGCGGGTGGTCGCCATGATCGAGCACTCCCAGAACAACGAGCTTCCCGACGAGTTCGTCGGCCTGTTCCGGTCCGACGCGATCTGGACGACGGGCGGGGGGAAGCTCCTGATCGGTCGCGATGAGATCGGAGAAGGCCCGCTCACCGGTGTGGCCGGTGAGCGGGTCTCGACGGCCGCCGGCCCGGGTTCGCCGGCCTGGAGATTCCTCGGCGTGTTCGATCGGCTGATTCACCCCGTCGTCGCGGAAGGCGACGCCGGTGACGGGTTCGTCGCGTCGAGCCGCCGCGGCCGGTGTCGCGGCGTCAGTCGGCGACGTCGGAGAAGGCGACGACCTTCTCGATGCGGACCCGGACCAGCAGCTCGCCGGGGACGCCGTTGCGGGCGCCGTACTCCTGTGCCAGATCCGCGCCCATGTAGCGGGCGGCGATCCGGGTCGCCCAGTCACGGAGCGCTTTCGGCTCGTCGCTGAGGTCGGCCCTTCCCTGCATCGTGACGAAGTCGAAGGGCGGCCGCTCGTCGTCGACGCATATCGCGACCCGGCAGTCTCGTGCCAGGTTGCGGCCCTTGACGGTGCTCTGACCGGTCATGAAGATCAGGTCGTCGCCGTCGAGCAGGAACCACACGGGCGCGATGTGCGGGCTCCCGTCGACCCGTACGGTCGACAGCTTGCCGGTGCGGGTCCCCTCCGAGACGAACGCCTGCCACTGCTCCTTCGACATTTTCTGTGCCATGTCTCCATCCTGCAACCATCGCCCGCCGAATCGCCGACCGCCTCGCCGGACCGCGCCGTCCTCGCGTCCACCGGGACGGGCCGGGACCTGACGCGCCGTCCGGGTGCGGGAGGACTCGGTGCCCGGCGCACGGCAAGGAGCTCGCGACCGAGGTCGTCGAGGACAGCGGGCCTCGGCGGACGAGGGGGCCGCTCCGAGGTCTCCGGGGGACCGAACAGGAGTGCCGCCGGAGGTCGGACCTCCGGCGGCACCCTGTCGTCGGCTCCGCCGACGTGGCGGCGTTGTCGGCGTCGTCGACTGCTTCTGGTTTTCCTACGGGTTGACGTTGATAGTGAAGGTGGACGTCGTGTTCCTGATGTTCACGGCGTTATTGGTCATCCTGAGGTTGTTGAACGTCACCGAGCCGACCGCGGGTCCCTGGCCGGGCTCGGGCATCTCGTTGGCCCAGATGCCGAACCCGGACTTGGCGTCGAAGGCGTCGCCGCTCTTCTGGGCACCCGAGATGGAGACGTTCGTGAAGACCGTGTCCGTGACCGGGAACTGCGGCTGGCCTCCCACGTAGTTCGTCTGGAACATGATGCCGCTGTAGGTCGGGTCCACGATGTCCACGTCGCTGACGCGGATGCCCTGGAACACCTTCGAAGCGGAGAAGACCCAGATCGCCGGGAAGGTCTGTCCTCCCCAGAAGTGCCCGCCGGCGCGGACGATCGAGATGTTCTCGAACCTGGTGGGCGGGCTGGCGCCGAAGCCGTTCATCGGGTAGCCGAAGTCGAGCGAGCTGATCGTGATGCCGGAGTAGACCAGCGTGTCCGCGATGTAGATGTTCCTGAACACGTTGTCGTACCCGCCGTAGACCGCGACACCGGCGGCACGCCAGGTCAGGATCGAGGTCAGGTTCTCATACACGTTGCCTCTCATATCGGATCCACCGCCGTCGATGGCCGAGAACAACGCGAAGCTGTCGTCTCCGGTCGCGCGGGCCTCGTTGTTGCTGACGAGGTTGTCCGTGCTGCCGTTCGTCATGTTGATGCCGTCGGCGAACATGTTGCGGATACGGGAGTTCTTGATCGTCACCCGGTCGGTGTTCAGGCCCCAGTACAGGCAGACCATGTGCTCGTTCCAGATGTTGTCGATCACGATGTTGGCGACGTTGGCGAAGTCGAACACCTTGCCCGGACCGTCGATGCGTGAGGTGTAGTTACCGAAGTAGGCGAAGTTCGAGAACGAGGAGCCTCCCGCCGATCCCTCCGCGCGGAAGCCGATGTCGGTGTTGTCCTGGGTCGTCGGAGCGCGGAACTGGGTGTACCACGGACCGGCGCCGACCACCTTGACGGCCTTGCCGTACACCTGGAACTTGCTCGCCGTCTGGTAGGTGCCCGGCGGCAGGTAGACGCCGACGAGGGTGCCGGTGGTGTCCATCCGGACCCGGTCGAGCGCGTTCTGCACGTCCTGGTGCGCGAAGCCCGTGGGCACCGCGTAGGTGGTGGGGTTGGGGTTGGCGATGGGCGCGACCTGCTCCAGGTTGATGAAGTCGATCGCGTACGTCGTCGTGTTGGCGGGGTCCTTCTGCAGCCTGATCTTGCTGCCGGCCGGGACGGTCGTCCCGAGCATGACGTTGGCCTCGTCGTAGATGTGACGTGCGCCCGCTCCCGGCGAGTTGCCGGGTGACGCCTCGTTGCCGTACAGCCACGCGTACTTGGAGGTCAGGTCGATGGGCTTGAGGAAGGTGCCGTTGACGTAGATGTTGAGGGTGGAGTTGATCCCGCTGCCGCCCGCCGCGTCCGGGATGGAGAACCGGGTGACGAGGGTGTTGGTGCTGGCCTTGGTGGTGAACTCGACGTAGCTGCCGTTGGAGTTCAGCGTCACGGCCTTGCGGCCGGAGGCCTCGCCCGCCAGGGTGCCGACGTCCCGGCTCGGGCCGACGACGGCCGCGCCGCCGCCGGTGACGGCGTCCTCGGCCTCATACATGTCGTAGGGCATGTTGGCGCCGCGTCCGACGAAGAACGACTGCGTGCCGGTGTTGTTCGCCCGCTTCACCGGCAGTTCGTTGGCGTCGTCGGCCAGCACCGTCTTGACGGTGTACTTGCCGTTGGCGGCCGTCCACGTTCCCAGGTTGACCGGGGCCGTGGTGGCGCCGGCGGCGATCACGCCGCTGTAGGAGCCGGTCAGCGTACGGAGAACGGTGCCGGCCTCGTTGGCGACCGTCAGGGTGATGGCGTGGGCGCCGCCCGCGGAGGCCACGTTGCCCTGGTTCTTGATCGGCACGGAGAAGGTGACGACGTTGCCGTTCGCCGGGTTGCTCGGCGTCCAGCTGGGCACCGCGACGAGGTCCGAGCTGTCGACGGGCCTGACGACGAGCGAGGACGGGTTCGTGAAGGTGTTGTTCGCCTCGTTCTGCTCGATGACGTCGTTGGCCTCGTCGACCTTGGCGCTCAGCGGGTAGGTGGCCGCGTCACGAGGGCCGACGTTGGCGGAGACGTTGGCGGTCGCCCCGGCCGCCAGCGCGCCGACGGCGGCGGTGCCGACCTTGGTGGTTCCCAGATAGAAGTTGACGTTCGTCGCGCCGGAGGCCGCCGTCCCGGCGTTGCTGACCGTGGCCGCCAGTGTGATGGCGTCGGTCTCGATCGGGGACGCGGGAGACGCCGACATGCCCGTGATCGTCAGGTCCGGGTTCGGGGCGGGAGTGCCGATGACCTGGAACTCCGCGACCTGGCCGGCGGGGGCGCCGGTGTTCGTGGTGAACCTGAGCTGGACGTCGGCGACCGTGGCGGTGACGGGGATCGTCACGGTGTTCCCGGTGGCGGGGTTGAAGGTGTGGGCCGTCGCCGAGGACAGGTTGGTGAAGCCGGTGGCGTTCTGCTCACGCCCGAGGACCTGGACGGTCTGCGTGCGCGTCCCCCAGGAGCTGTCGGGGTTCAGCTTCAGCACGACCGAGTTGACGGAGGCGTTCGAGCCCAGCTGCACGGTGATCGTGCTGGGCTGGCCGTTGCCCTCCCAGTAGGTCGCCGTGTTGTTGTCGTTGGCGTTCGTGGCCACGAAGGTGTGAACCGTGCCCGAAGCGGTGATCGCCTTGCCGACGGCCAGGTTGGAGCCGCCGCCACCGCCGCTGCCGGTACGCGTGACGGTGTTGCTGTTCGAGGACTGGTTGCCCGCCGCGTCCTTGGCCCTGACGTAGTAGGAGACCGTCGCGGTGGCCGGCTGGGTGTCGGTGTAGGTCAGGACGTTGCCCGCCACGCTGGCGCGCAGGGCGTTGTTGGCGTAGACGTCGTAACCGGTCACGCCCACGAGGTCGGTCGAGGCGCCCCAGGTCAGCCTGATCTGGCCGGAGCCGGGCTGGGTGTAGGCCAGGTTGGACGGCGCGCTGGGAGCCGTCGTGTCGTTGCCGGAGCCGACGGGACCGTACACCTCGAACTCGGAGAGCTGACCGGCGGGCCAGCCCGTGTTGCCGGTGATGTTCACCCGCACGTATCGGGCGTTGGTCGCGGTGAAGTTGATCGTCACCGTGTTGCCGGTCGCCGGGTTGAAGGTGTATCCGGCGGAGCCGACGGTGGTGGTGGTGGGCGAGCCGCTCGTGCCCGTCAGCACCGACAGGGTCTGCGTCCTGGTGGCCCAGGCCGTCGCCGGCGGCAGCTTCAGGATGACCTGGTTGACGCTGGTCACGGCCCCGAGGTCGATCTGGGCCCACTGCGGGAAGGCGTTGTTGTTGCTCTCCCAGTAGGTGCTCGGGTTGCCGTCGTTGAGGTTGCCGGCCCCGTAGACGTCACTGACGCCGCTGACCGTGGCCGTCTTCCCCGCCGCCAGGTTGGGCCCGGCCGCGGAGGCCGGGGAGACCGGCCCGGCGAGAGCGATCAGGCTGACCGCGAGTGTCGCCGCGATCAGCCGTAACACCGTTACGTACTTCTTTCTCATCGCTTCTTCTATCTCTCGTCTGTAACGACAGGGGGTGGCGGGGAGGCTTTCACCTCCGCCGCGGAATGCACTCGTTTACCGACGGGTGGTGCCTTGCTCGCGAAGTGTGTTCGGGGGTCCGGTGAGCGGGTCGGCGGGTGTGACCCGCCATGCCGATCCGCGAGTCTCGCTCCGTTCGCCGTGAGGAGCCGCGCCGCCCACCGTGTCACCGGCGGGACGGGAAGGTGACCGGCGGAACCGGTGATGTCTGTGAACGTCGAGTTTCGCCCCGGCGCCGGAAGAACGGTGTCCGGGACTTCTTCCGCGTCACCTGTGACGGCGACCCCGGGCGTTCCGGCCAGGCTCGGTCGCGATCTTGACAGCGCTTGTCGCGATCCGGGCCGGGTGACGGCCCGCCGATCGCGTCGACTCGGGAACGATCGGTCTTTGCAACCGCTGCCGCCAGGGCGGCGACCGGCCGCGCAATGCCGAAACCGACATCACCTGGGCCTCTCCGTTGATGAACGGGACAGGCGCACGGCTACGGCGCACTCCTGCCAGAAGTTGCGGAGAATAGAAAGAAACTGAATATAGCTTTGCAAAATTCTTACATTGCTTTGGCCAAAGGTTACATACGTGCTACGGCCACGTCAACGGCTCAAGAAGTTCGACTTGTTATGACATAGCAGACCAAGGCCGTTATGGCCTTTCCGGTCGACGCGAAGTTCCCGGCTCCCTCGGCGACGGACGGGAGCGGGGCCGCGTTCGCGCCCGAAGGTGAATCGCCGTCGGCGCCCGGAGATCTGACAGCACCTGTCAGATCCCGCCTCACTCCGGGAGGGCTCGGCGCCCGCGCGTCCCCGTTCCGGCCGACCCCGATCCGGCGCGGCGAGGACCCTCCGCGCCGATCTCGCCGAGCCCGGAATCCCTCCGGCCGGAACATGACCGCCGCCGAAGCGCCGGACCCGCGCCCCGGCATGCCGGCGGGCTCCGGAACGGCATGGCGAAATTCTTTATGTCAATTTCTTGCGCAGTCGATCTTCATTTTTGCGCCAACTGTTGTAACGTGGCGATGTGTCCAGACGACTTTCAGATGTAGCCAAGTTCGCCGGGGTCAGCGTGGCGACGGTGAGCCGCGTGCTGCACGACAAGCCCGGCATCGCCCAGGCGACCAAGGATTCGGTGCTGACGGCCCTCGACGTGTTCGGGTACGAGCGCCCGGCCAAGTTGCGCAACGAACGGGGCCCGCTCATCGGCCTCGTCCTGCCTGACCTGCAGAATCCCATCTTCCCCGCCTTCGCGGAGCTGGTGGTGTCGGCGCTGATCCGGCGCAACCTGCTGCCGGTCCTCTGCACCCGCACGGCCGACGGGGTGTCCGAGGCGAACTACATCGAGATGTTGCTCGCCCAGCAGGTCGGCGGCATCGTCTTCATCGGCAGCAGCTACGCCGACGCCGGCCCCGAACACTGCCGCACGCTGCGAGAACGCCGGCTGCCGATCGTCCTGATCAACGCCGCGGACGAGAACCTCGACGTGCCCCGGGTCTGCGTGGACGACAGCGTCGCCGTCGATCAGGCGCTGGATCACCTGACGGCCCTGGGACACGAGCGGATCGGGCTGGTTCTCGGCCCCGTGGGGCACGTGCCCTCGGTCCGCAAACTCGCAGCGTACGCGGCCTACGCGCAGGCGCGGGGCGATCGGGAATGGCGAGGGCGCGTCGCCCACACGATCTTCTCGATGGAGGGCGGGGGCACCGCGGCGACGCGCCTGCTGAAAGAGGAGGTCACCGCGCTGATCTGCGCCAGCGACGCCCTGGCGCTGGGCGCGATCCGGGCCGCGCGCAAGCAGGGCCTGAGCGTTCCCGGCGACCTGTCGGTGGTGGGATTCGACGACTCCGCCCTGATGAACGTGACGGATCCGCCGCTGACGACCGTACGCCAGCCGATCCAGGCGATGAGCACCGCGGCGGTCGCGTCGCTGATGTCGCAGATAGACGGCCGTGCCGTGCCCGTCGACGAGGTGCTGTTCGATCCCGAGCTGATCGTGCGCGGCTCGACGGGCATGTGCCGGCGGGGGGATCGTCGCTGACCGGCCATGCCGGTCCCCCTCTTGTCGTCAAATTGCAGTTTTAAGCGCTCTCCTCTGTCGATCCTATCAACTTTTTGCGTTGACCCATGGACTTCTAGCCTCGATGGTTTTACCGTTCTGGCTACACCTCAGCGCTCGAAACCTCGACGCGACATGTCGGCAACCACCCCTTGAACAGACGGCGGCACATGCGTTCCGCCGGCGATGCGGGCTGCGCAGATACAGGTGTGTTCGTACACGAAGGGATCGCATCTGATGAACCGAGCCAGGCGCGGCAGGGCACTCGGGCTGGTGCTCGCCGCCGGCGTGACCATGACCACGGCAGCGTGCGGGGGCGCCCAGGAGAGCGAGTCCGTGGCCGGAGGGCCGGTGACCATCACGGTCAACGGCCTGCCGGCGGCGACCGACGAGTTCAACCGGGCGCACTTCGAGGCCGACGTCAAGGCGTTCGAGGCGAAGTACCCGAACATCAAGATCGACGCCAAGGAGGGTCTCATGGACCCTCAGACGTTCTCCGCCAAGCTCGCCGGCGGCCAGCTTGAGGACGTCTTCTACGTCTACCTCACCGACGCGCAGAACCTGATCGCCAAGCGGCAGGTCTCCGACATCAGCACCCAGCTCGCCGGCTTCCCGGTGACCAAGGACTACAAGCCCGGGCTGATGAAGGTCTTCTCCGACGCCGCCGGCAAGGTCTACGGCCTGCCCGACGAGAACTACTCCCTCGGCCTGATCTACAACCGGAAGCTGTACCAGCGGGCCGGGCTCGACGTGAACAAGCCTCCGGTGACGTGGGCCGAGGTCCGCGAGCACGCCAAGAAGATCAGCGCGCTCGGCAAGGACATCGTCGGCTACGGCGACTACAGCAAGTCCAACACCGGGGGCTGGCACTTCACCGCCGAGGTCTACTCCATCGGCGGCGACGTCGCGGTCAAGGACGGCGACACCTGGAAGGCCGCCTTCAACGACGACAAGGGCAGGCAGGTCCTCCAGCAGCTCAAGGACATGCGCTTCACCGACGACAGCATGGGCAAGCGCCAGCTTCTCGAGTACGACGATCTGATCAAGCTGATGGCCACCGACAAGCTGGGCCTCTACGTCGGTTCGACCGGCGACATGTCCAACATCGTCAACCAGTTCAAGGGCACCTTCGCCGACTACGGCCTGGGCCCCATCCCCGACGGCAAGGGCACGCTGGGAGGTGGCTCCGGCTACATGTTCAAGGCCGGTCTGAGCCCGGAGAAGATCAAGGCCGGTCTGACCTGGCTGACATTCAAGAAGAACCCCGACCGCATCGCGTCCGACAACAAGAACGCGGCGGCCAAGGGCCTTCCGGTCGGCCTGCCCGAACCCAACGTGTGGAGCGGCGCGTCGGAGCAGAAGCTGATCGAGGCGACCAAGCAGTACGCCAACATCCCGTCGGAGAACTTCGCGCCCTTCGCCGCCGCGACCGCCACGATCCCGCTGAAGCTGGAGCCGCCGAACGCCCAGCAGGTCTACGCCGCGCTCGACCCGGTGATGCAGAAGGTCCTGACCGACCCGAGCGCCGACATCGGGCAGTTGCTCACCGATGCGGAGAAGCAGGTCAACCAGATCCTGTCGTCGGTCAAGTGAGGGGGTTTCCGGGCTCTCGGCGGCCGGTCCCCGGCGGCCCGGAAACGCACGTTCGGAAGAAAGAAGAGACTTGATGGCGGTCATCACCGCGAGCCGCGCCCACCGCGGGCCGAACCGGCTGCGCCGCAGGATCGGCGACAATCTCCAGGCCTACCTGTTCCTCGCGGCCGGCCTCGCCAGCTTCGCCCTGTTCTCCTGGTATCCGCTGGTCAAGGGCGTCATCCTCAGCTTCCAGCAGGACAACCTGGTCGTCCCGCCGTACTGGGTGGGCCTGGACAACTTCCGCGCCCTGTTCGCCGACCCGCTGTTCTTCACCGCCTGGCGGAACACGCTGGAGTTCACCGGGCTGGCGCTGGTGTTCGGTTATGCGGTGCCGTTCGTGGTCGCCATGGTGATCAACGAGTTCCGGCATCTCAAGGGCTACTTCCGCATCGCGGTCTACCTCCCGGTGATGCTGCCGCCCATCGTCAGCGTCCTGCTGTGGCAGTACTTCTACGACCCCGGATCGGGCCTGTTCAACTCCGTCCTGGAGAGCCTGCACCTGCCCACCTCGGACTGGACCCAGTCGCCCAAGATGGCGATGATCTCGCTGGTGCTGGTGTCGACCTGGTCGAACATGGGCGGCGCCACCATCATGTATCTGGCCGGGCTGTCCACCATTCCCAGCGAGCTGTACGAAGCGGCCGAGCTCGACGGTGCGAGCGTGTGGCAGCGCGTGCGTCACGTGACGCTGCCGCAGATGCGGTTCGTGCTCCTGGTCCTGCTGCTCCTGCAGATCATCGCGACGATGCAGGTCTTCGTGGAGCCGTACCAGCTCACCGGCACCACCAACGAAGAGACGATCACCGTGATGGTGCTGATCTACCGCTACGCGTTCACCGTCAACAACGACTTCGGGCTCGCCGCCGCGATGAGCGTGCTGCTGTTCGTGGTACTCGCCGCGTTCTCCGCCGTCTACCTGCGGCTGACCCGCAACGCCGACTGAGGAGGGCCCGATGACCGTCACCACCCCCAGCCCGGCCCGCGGCCGGGCCCCCGCTCCCACCCCTCCCGCGACCTCCCCCCGTACGGCACGCCGCCGGCCGCCCGCCCGGCGGACGGCCGCCACCCGCACGCTGATCTCCGACGCCGACCTCAACCGCGGCAGAGGAAGGCTCGTCTACCGGGTCACCCTGGTGACGATGGCGGTGCTGTTCGCACTGATCTTCATCTTCCCGCTCTACTGGATGATCACCGGCGCGGTGAAGTCGCCCGTCGAGCTGGCCCAGCCCACGCCCACGCTGATCCCGCAGACCTGGCATCCGGAGACCTACGCGGAGGCCTGGACGAAGCTGCAGATCGGCAGGTTCCTTCTCAACACCGCCTTCTACACCGTGGGCGGCTGGCTCATCCAGCTCGTCGTCGACGTCGCCGCCGCCTACGCGCTGTCCAAGCTGCGCCCGATCCTGGGCAAGCTGGTGCTGGGCATGATGCTGGCCAGCCTGATGCTTCCGGCGGCGGCGCTGCTGGTCCCCAGCTACCTCACCGTCGTCGATGTGCCGATCTTCGGCGTCAACCTGCTGAACACCCCCTGGGCGCTCTGGCTCCCCGGCGCGGCCAACGCGTTCAACATCTACGTGCTCAAGAGGTTCTTCGACCAGATCCCCGGCGAGCTGATCGACGCGGCCAGCATCGACGGGGCGGGCCGGTTCCGGACGCTGTGGAGCGTCGTGCTGCCCCTCTCCCGCCCGGTCCTCTCCGTGGTGTCGATCTTCGCGATCGTCGGGGCGTGGAAGGACTTCCTCTGGCCGCTGCTGGTGCTGCGGGACCCGGAGGCGCAGACCATCAGCGTGGCCCTGAGCCGGCTGTCCTTCACCGGTTACGTGACCCAGAACGAGATGTTCGCGGGCCTGGCCATCGCCAGCCTCCCCATGATCGTCATCTTCATGATCTTCCAGCGCGGCATCCTCAGCGGCCTCTCCGCCGGCGCGCTCAAAGGCTGAGCCACCCGGCGACCACCCCACCCCCCGT
It includes:
- the hutH gene encoding histidine ammonia-lyase encodes the protein MRESDAMRDNVVVNIGPEPLSFEEVVQVARHGAAVRLTDDAVAAMAAARTRVDELAESPTPAYGVSTGFGALATRHIDPSLRAQLQRSLVRSHAAGSGPEVEIEVTRALMLLRLHTLATGHTGVRPKTAKVLESLLNARITPIVHEYGSLGCSGDLAPLSHVALTIMGEGVVRDAAGERTDAAEALKQAGIEPVELAAKEGLALINGTDGMLGMLILAMDDLTRLFRTADISAAMSVEALLGTDRVFAADLQGLRPHPGQAASAANLRALLKDSGIMESHRDGTCTRVQDAYSLRCAPQVAGAARDTLAHAASVATRELASAIDNPVVLADGRVESNGNFHGAPVGYVLDFLAIAVADMASISERRTDRMLDVARSHGLPAFLADDPGVDSGHMIAQYTQAAIVSELKRLAVPASVDSIPSSAMQEDHVSMGWSAARKLRRSVDGLTRVLAVEILTAARALDLRAPHRPAPATGAVVAALRETVPGPGPDRFLAPEIETVVQLVADNTVAAAAESITGPLS
- a CDS encoding GNAT family N-acetyltransferase; translated protein: MRHWPLLDLRLTTPRLELRLPSFADLDELADRALEGVHEPGFMPFLHPWTEAPADQLPRNTVKHNLGMLAAWRPEEWQANFVVVHDGQVIGSQGVGATDFATSREVTSGSWLGRAWQGKGLGTEMRAAVLSLAFDGLDAETATSSAFVDNPASLAVSRKLGYQPDGITTRVVQGKRRIDQRLRVNRYDFVCPVPVEVHGLDACLSDFGL
- a CDS encoding flavin reductase family protein; translation: MRVDFDPEVLGGAAFYRFLTSVVVPRPIAWVSTVTPDGAVDNLAPHSFFSVASTDPPIVQFTSIGRKDSLRNVEDTGEFVVNFSSEPLLNLIRATATDFPRTVSEFGFAGIEREASRHVRPPRVAASPVVLECRSHTTLRMGNSTLVFGRVFLASVHEEYIVNGRPDAERLRPLTKLGGDEWGTLGEILHLSRIPYEEPQAE
- a CDS encoding PPOX class F420-dependent oxidoreductase, translating into MAQKMSKEQWQAFVSEGTRTGKLSTVRVDGSPHIAPVWFLLDGDDLIFMTGQSTVKGRNLARDCRVAICVDDERPPFDFVTMQGRADLSDEPKALRDWATRIAARYMGADLAQEYGARNGVPGELLVRVRIEKVVAFSDVAD